In Pengzhenrongella sicca, a single genomic region encodes these proteins:
- the fusA gene encoding elongation factor G — protein MALDVLTDLKKVRNIGIMAHIDAGKTTVTERILFYTGVNYKIGETHDGASTMDWMEQEQERGITITSAATTCYWKEHQVNIIDTPGHVDFTVEVERSLRVLDGAVAVFDGKEGVEPQSETVWRQADKYDVPRICFVNKMDKLGADFYYTVQTIVDRLKAKPLPIQLPIGAENDFIGVIDLVEMKALVWRGETALGEVYSTEEIPADMLEKAVEYRAAIVEAVADTSEELLEKYLVGEEFTIAEIKNGIRQLVITGEAYPILCGSAVKNKGVQPMLDAVIDYLPSPLDVPPMEGHAPGHEETILTRAPKSTEPFSALAFKVATHPFFGKLTYVRVYSGHVNSGAQVYNSTKGKKERIGKLFQMHANKENPVEDATAGHIYAFIGLKDVTTGDTLCDPANQIVLESMTFPEPVISVAIEPKTKGDQEKLSLAIQKLAEEDPTFRVNLDIDTGQTIIAGMGELHLDILVDRMRREFHVEANVGKPQVAYRETIRRSVVKLDYVHKKQTGGSGQYAKIQMTFEPLNASEGELYEFDNKVTGGRIPREYIPSVDAGIQSAMLLGVLAGYPLVGIKAILLDGASHDVDSSEMAFKIAGSMILKEAVRQADPVLLEPKFDVEVRTPEEYMGDVIGDLNSRRGMIQSMEDAKGVKVIRALVPLSEMFGYVGDLRSKTQGRAVYSMQFDSYSEVPRNVAEEIIKKTRGE, from the coding sequence GTGGCACTCGACGTGCTGACGGACCTCAAAAAGGTTCGGAACATCGGCATCATGGCGCACATCGATGCCGGCAAGACGACCGTGACCGAGCGGATCCTGTTCTACACCGGGGTCAACTACAAGATCGGTGAGACGCACGACGGTGCGTCGACGATGGACTGGATGGAGCAGGAGCAGGAGCGCGGCATCACTATCACGTCCGCCGCGACGACCTGCTACTGGAAAGAGCACCAGGTCAACATCATCGACACGCCCGGCCACGTCGACTTCACGGTCGAGGTCGAGCGCTCGCTGCGCGTCCTCGACGGCGCGGTTGCCGTGTTCGACGGCAAGGAGGGTGTCGAGCCCCAGTCCGAGACGGTGTGGCGGCAGGCGGACAAGTACGACGTCCCCCGCATCTGCTTCGTCAACAAGATGGACAAGCTCGGCGCGGACTTCTACTACACGGTCCAGACCATCGTTGACCGCCTCAAGGCCAAGCCCCTGCCGATCCAGCTCCCGATCGGCGCCGAGAACGACTTCATCGGCGTCATCGACCTGGTCGAGATGAAGGCCCTGGTCTGGCGCGGCGAGACGGCGCTCGGCGAGGTCTACTCGACCGAGGAGATCCCGGCCGACATGCTCGAGAAGGCGGTCGAGTACCGCGCCGCGATCGTCGAGGCCGTCGCCGACACCAGCGAGGAGCTCCTCGAGAAGTACCTCGTCGGCGAAGAGTTCACGATCGCCGAGATCAAGAACGGCATCCGCCAGCTCGTCATCACCGGCGAGGCGTACCCGATCCTGTGCGGTTCGGCCGTGAAGAACAAGGGCGTCCAGCCCATGCTCGACGCGGTCATCGACTACCTTCCGTCGCCCCTGGACGTGCCGCCCATGGAGGGGCACGCACCGGGGCACGAGGAGACCATCCTCACGCGCGCACCGAAGTCGACCGAGCCGTTCTCGGCGCTGGCCTTCAAGGTCGCGACCCACCCGTTCTTCGGGAAGCTCACCTACGTGCGCGTGTACTCCGGCCACGTGAACTCCGGTGCCCAGGTCTACAACTCGACCAAGGGCAAGAAGGAGCGCATCGGGAAGCTCTTCCAGATGCACGCCAACAAGGAGAACCCGGTCGAGGACGCCACCGCGGGGCACATCTACGCGTTCATCGGGCTCAAGGACGTCACCACCGGTGACACCCTGTGCGACCCGGCGAACCAGATCGTGCTCGAGTCGATGACCTTCCCCGAGCCCGTCATCTCGGTCGCTATCGAGCCGAAGACGAAGGGCGACCAGGAGAAGCTGTCGCTCGCGATCCAGAAGCTCGCCGAGGAGGACCCGACGTTCCGGGTCAACCTCGACATCGACACGGGTCAGACGATCATCGCCGGCATGGGCGAGCTCCACCTGGACATCCTGGTGGACCGCATGCGCCGCGAGTTCCACGTCGAGGCGAACGTCGGCAAGCCGCAGGTGGCCTACCGCGAGACGATCCGTCGCAGCGTGGTCAAGCTCGACTACGTCCACAAGAAGCAGACCGGTGGGTCGGGGCAGTACGCCAAGATCCAGATGACCTTCGAGCCGCTCAACGCCTCTGAGGGCGAGCTGTACGAGTTCGACAACAAGGTCACCGGTGGACGCATCCCGCGGGAGTACATCCCGTCGGTGGACGCGGGCATCCAGAGCGCCATGCTGCTCGGCGTGCTGGCCGGCTACCCGCTGGTCGGCATCAAGGCGATCCTGCTCGACGGCGCGTCGCACGACGTCGACTCCTCGGAGATGGCGTTCAAGATCGCGGGCTCCATGATCCTCAAGGAGGCCGTGCGCCAGGCGGACCCGGTTCTGCTCGAGCCGAAGTTCGACGTCGAGGTGCGCACGCCCGAGGAGTACATGGGCGACGTCATCGGCGACCTGAACTCGCGCCGCGGCATGATCCAGTCCATGGAGGATGCAAAGGGCGTCAAGGTCATCCGCGCCCTTGTTCCTCTGTCAGAGATGTTCGGGTATGTCGGTGACCTGCGGTCGAAGACCCAGGGTCGCGCGGTGTACTCGATGCAGTTCGACAGCTATTCCGAGGTTCCTCGGAACGTTGCCGAGGAGATCATCAAGAAGACCCGGGGCGAGTAG
- the rpsG gene encoding 30S ribosomal protein S7 produces MPRKGPAPKRPLIIDPVYGSPVVTQLINKVLRDGKKSVAEAIVYGALEGVQAKTSGDPVVVLKRALENVRPALEVKSRRVGGATYQVPVEVRPVRSTTLALRWLTDYSRVRREKSMTERLMNEILDASNGLGAAVKRREDMHKMAESNKAFAHYRW; encoded by the coding sequence ATGCCTCGCAAGGGTCCGGCCCCGAAGCGGCCGCTCATCATCGACCCGGTCTACGGATCGCCGGTCGTCACGCAGCTCATCAACAAGGTCCTCCGCGACGGCAAGAAGTCCGTCGCCGAGGCGATCGTCTACGGCGCCCTCGAGGGCGTCCAGGCGAAGACGAGCGGCGACCCCGTCGTCGTGCTCAAGCGCGCGCTCGAGAACGTGCGTCCCGCGCTCGAGGTCAAGTCCCGGCGCGTCGGCGGTGCGACCTACCAGGTCCCCGTCGAGGTCCGCCCGGTCCGCTCGACGACGCTCGCGCTGCGCTGGCTCACCGACTACTCGCGCGTTCGTCGCGAGAAGTCGATGACCGAGCGCCTCATGAACGAGATCCTCGACGCGAGCAACGGCCTGGGTGCCGCGGTCAAGCGTCGCGAGGACATGCACAAGATGGCCGAGTCCAACAAGGCCTTCGCGCACTACCGCTGGTAA
- the rpsL gene encoding 30S ribosomal protein S12, translating into MPTIQQLVRKGRQPKSTKSKTPALKGSPQRRGVCTRVYTTTPKKPNSALRKVARVKLSSQIEVTAYIPGEGHNLQEHSIVLVRGGRVKDLPGVRYKIVRGALDTQGVKNRKQARSRYGAKKGSK; encoded by the coding sequence GTGCCTACGATCCAGCAGCTGGTCCGCAAGGGCCGGCAGCCAAAGTCCACGAAGTCGAAGACCCCCGCGCTCAAGGGCAGCCCGCAGCGACGCGGCGTCTGCACGCGCGTCTACACGACGACCCCGAAGAAGCCGAACTCGGCCCTTCGCAAGGTTGCGCGCGTCAAGCTCTCCAGCCAGATCGAGGTCACGGCCTACATCCCCGGCGAGGGTCACAACCTGCAGGAGCACTCGATCGTGCTCGTGCGCGGTGGCCGCGTCAAGGACCTTCCGGGTGTCCGCTACAAGATCGTCCGCGGCGCGCTCGACACGCAGGGCGTGAAGAACCGCAAGCAGGCTCGCAGCCGCTACGGCGCCAAGAAGGGGAGCAAGTAA